From a region of the Actinomadura luzonensis genome:
- the dapD gene encoding 2,3,4,5-tetrahydropyridine-2,6-dicarboxylate N-succinyltransferase, which yields MDAVFTPEQATPESQLKDEVIPQQEVNVVGATAVGLATLSEDDTVLDAWFPTLALIENSARATTVRLRSAEAGTLAPAIRRDPRRGVEVIAVRTTIANLHDPPIDTYDAFLRLHLLSHRLVKPHGLNLDGIFGLLSNVAWTSIGPTPVKQLQDAQLAVRAEGGHLTIHGVDKFPRMTDYVSPSGVRIADASRVRLGAYLAPGTTVMHEGFVNFNAGTLGSSMVEGRIASGVVVGDGSDIGGGASIMGSVPGGSGISIGERCLLGANSGIGISLGDDCVVQAGLYVTASTRVTLENGDVVRASELSGRPGLLFLRNSVTGTVEAISRSGPPSAFGKEPVDSGGPPGSIDEPPEDHDEMVRRAAARREARSRRTPRIPHHTKSKA from the coding sequence ATGGATGCTGTCTTCACTCCAGAACAGGCAACACCGGAAAGCCAACTGAAGGATGAGGTTATTCCCCAGCAAGAAGTTAACGTGGTCGGTGCTACCGCAGTTGGTCTTGCGACTCTATCTGAAGATGACACCGTTTTGGATGCATGGTTCCCGACCCTAGCGTTGATAGAAAATAGTGCACGCGCAACGACAGTGCGATTGAGGAGCGCCGAGGCCGGCACTCTAGCGCCCGCGATACGAAGAGATCCGCGTCGTGGCGTCGAGGTTATCGCGGTACGAACGACTATCGCCAATCTTCATGATCCGCCAATCGACACGTACGATGCTTTTCTAAGACTACATCTACTTAGCCATCGCTTAGTAAAACCGCATGGCCTCAATCTTGATGGAATTTTTGGGCTGCTCTCAAACGTGGCCTGGACATCTATTGGTCCGACACCAGTGAAGCAACTCCAAGATGCACAGTTAGCTGTCCGTGCAGAAGGGGGACATTTGACCATTCATGGAGTTGATAAGTTTCCAAGGATGACGGATTACGTATCACCATCCGGTGTACGTATTGCGGATGCGTCGCGAGTACGCCTAGGCGCATACTTGGCCCCTGGCACAACCGTGATGCATGAAGGCTTCGTAAATTTCAACGCGGGCACTCTTGGCAGCTCGATGGTCGAGGGCCGTATCGCCTCAGGCGTTGTGGTTGGCGATGGTTCGGACATTGGAGGCGGTGCCTCGATTATGGGTTCAGTCCCTGGTGGCAGTGGTATCTCAATTGGTGAGCGTTGTTTGTTAGGTGCAAATAGCGGTATTGGTATTTCGCTGGGTGATGACTGCGTAGTTCAGGCAGGACTCTATGTTACGGCCAGCACTAGGGTTACTCTTGAGAATGGGGATGTTGTACGGGCCAGTGAGCTGTCGGGGCGCCCTGGGTTGCTTTTTCTCCGCAATTCAGTTACAGGAACAGTCGAAGCCATTTCACGCTCTGGGCCTCCATCCGCCTTCGGAAAGGAGCCTGTGGACAGTGGCGGCCCGCCAGGATCCATCGACGAACCACCTGAGGATCATGACGAGATGGTAAGAAGGGCTGCTGCCCGACGGGAAGCTAGATCGCGACGGACACCTCGAATACCCCACCATACAAAGTCAAAAGCGTAA
- a CDS encoding site-specific integrase encodes MVEPLPVEAVLALADAITPRYQLAVWLGFGLGLRLGEALGLTTVKVDAEAKRVYVHRQAQNGELVELKTKASRRTLPVDDLILAKIDEHQKNYAVAPQGVLITNRCGRIAQRKSFNECWREAVEKAGLPKGTRFHDLRHFYAAGLIRANLNTKVIQARLSHATIAETMDTYGHLFPDQDDLGRGAIDALLLPSITEQGRNRQS; translated from the coding sequence GTGGTTGAGCCGTTGCCTGTTGAGGCCGTTCTGGCGCTTGCTGATGCGATCACTCCTCGGTATCAGCTCGCCGTATGGCTCGGCTTCGGGCTGGGTCTCCGACTGGGTGAAGCCCTCGGGCTGACGACGGTGAAGGTTGATGCAGAAGCCAAGCGCGTCTATGTCCACCGCCAGGCGCAGAATGGCGAACTGGTCGAACTCAAGACCAAGGCGTCACGCCGTACTCTGCCCGTCGATGACCTGATTCTCGCGAAGATCGATGAGCATCAGAAGAACTACGCGGTCGCTCCTCAGGGTGTCCTGATCACGAATCGCTGCGGTCGCATTGCTCAGCGCAAGTCGTTCAACGAATGCTGGCGGGAAGCTGTCGAGAAAGCCGGATTACCCAAGGGCACTCGCTTTCATGATCTGAGGCACTTCTACGCCGCAGGACTGATCAGGGCCAATCTCAATACCAAGGTGATCCAAGCCCGGCTCAGCCACGCCACCATCGCGGAGACGATGGACACCTACGGCCACCTCTTCCCGGACCAAGATGACCTTGGACGCGGCGCGATTGACGCTCTCCTCCTCCCCAGCATCACGGAACAGGGACGGAACAGGCAATCTTGA
- a CDS encoding IS256 family transposase, with product MARTLPPIRAIRAEIDALFTEGRDLVEVIEDVARLGARLIIQTAVEAEVDAFLGRARYQRATAVTADGTSAEESTVRPGYRNGHCPTTVKTTSGPITIARPKLRGTTEKFASRLFGTGVTRTHALETLVIASFVRGLSTRDVEGALADALGPKAALSKSTVLTICQAIVAEYDAWCRRDLTGIELDYLFLDASHFKMHDGQRAEPILAAWGITTEGKPVFVDLAAAGSESTDAWHDFLTDLTARGLHPPLLIVSDGAPGLISAAEQVLTPSLRQRCLVHRARNVLAKVSAGDQAEVKAAYWQIFDLTEAGENVKPGQQLVDWVQRRIDAFAETWAGRYPAAIKCLLTDRQSLTTYLRFPLEHHKRVRHSNFIERTFGETRRRVKIIGRFPGETSCVSLVWAVLDRAARGWRGFTMTSTGLRILQDLRRALLHPPAQLHPTSDPALAPATEAA from the coding sequence GTGGCACGCACACTACCGCCCATCCGAGCCATCCGCGCCGAGATCGACGCGCTGTTCACCGAAGGTCGTGACCTGGTCGAGGTGATCGAGGACGTCGCCCGGCTCGGCGCCCGCCTGATCATCCAGACCGCCGTGGAAGCCGAGGTCGACGCCTTCCTCGGCCGCGCCCGCTACCAGCGCGCCACCGCCGTCACCGCTGATGGCACCAGCGCCGAGGAGAGCACGGTACGGCCCGGGTATCGCAACGGGCACTGCCCGACCACGGTCAAGACCACCAGCGGGCCGATCACCATCGCCCGCCCGAAGCTGCGCGGCACCACCGAGAAGTTCGCCTCCCGCCTGTTCGGCACCGGCGTCACCCGCACCCACGCGCTGGAAACCCTGGTCATCGCCTCCTTCGTGCGCGGCCTGTCGACGCGCGATGTCGAAGGCGCACTGGCCGACGCGCTCGGCCCCAAGGCCGCGCTGTCCAAGTCCACGGTCTTGACCATCTGCCAGGCCATCGTGGCCGAGTACGACGCCTGGTGCCGGCGCGACCTGACCGGCATCGAGCTGGACTATCTGTTCCTGGACGCCTCACACTTCAAGATGCACGACGGGCAGCGGGCCGAGCCGATCCTGGCCGCCTGGGGCATCACCACCGAAGGCAAGCCCGTCTTCGTCGACCTGGCCGCCGCCGGATCCGAATCCACCGACGCCTGGCACGACTTCCTCACCGACCTGACCGCCCGCGGCCTGCACCCACCACTGCTGATCGTCTCCGACGGCGCGCCCGGTCTGATCAGCGCCGCCGAGCAGGTCCTCACACCCTCGCTGCGCCAGCGGTGTCTCGTTCATCGCGCCCGCAACGTGCTCGCCAAGGTCAGCGCCGGCGACCAGGCCGAGGTCAAGGCCGCCTACTGGCAGATCTTCGACCTCACCGAGGCCGGTGAGAACGTCAAGCCCGGCCAGCAGCTCGTGGACTGGGTGCAGCGGCGCATCGACGCCTTCGCCGAGACCTGGGCCGGCCGGTATCCGGCAGCGATCAAGTGCCTGCTCACCGACCGCCAGAGCCTCACCACCTACCTGCGCTTCCCACTCGAGCACCACAAGCGCGTGCGGCACTCCAACTTCATCGAGCGCACCTTCGGCGAGACCCGCCGCCGCGTCAAAATCATCGGCCGCTTCCCCGGCGAGACCAGCTGCGTCTCCCTCGTCTGGGCCGTACTCGACCGAGCCGCCCGGGGCTGGCGCGGCTTCACCATGACCAGCACCGGCCTGCGCATCCTGCAAGACCTCCGCCGAGCCCTACTCCACCCGCCCGCCCAGCTCCACCCGACCAGCGACCCAGCCTTGGCACCCGCCACCGAGGCCGCCTAA